A region from the Anaerobacillus alkaliphilus genome encodes:
- a CDS encoding IS3 family transposase, with translation NYYNNYRYQWDLKKMTPVQYRDHLLNAA, from the coding sequence GAATTACTACAACAATTATAGATACCAATGGGATTTAAAAAAGATGACCCCTGTACAGTACAGAGATCATCTTCTTAACGCTGCCTAG
- the radA gene encoding DNA repair protein RadA — translation MAKRKTKFVCQDCGYESTKWMGKCPGCQSWNSMVEEFEEQDSKKRGFVTSGGSASKKPQPITEIERDLEQRISTNMVELNRVLGGGIVPGSLVLVGGDPGIGKSTLLLQVSAKLAQNNHRVLYISGEESVKQTKIRADRLDITSSNLFVLAETDLEIIEKAIDEITPALVVIDSIQTVYMADITSAPGSVSQVRESTATLMRVAKTKGIAIFIVGHVTKQGAIAGPRLLEHMVDSVLYFEGERHHTYRILRAVKNRFGSTNEIGIFEMKEVGLEEVLNPSEIFLEERSQGASGSIVVASMEGTRTVLVELQALVSPTTFGNPRRMATGIDHNRVSLLMAVLEKRVGLLLQNQDAYLNVAGGVRLDEPAVDLGIAISIASSFRDYPTSPTDVAIGEIGLTGEVRRVSRIEQRVLEAAKLGFKRVIIPEKNIGGWNIPNGISVVGVSTVKEALDILMGG, via the coding sequence ATGGCGAAACGTAAAACGAAGTTTGTTTGTCAAGATTGTGGTTATGAGTCAACGAAATGGATGGGGAAATGCCCTGGCTGCCAAAGTTGGAATTCAATGGTAGAGGAGTTTGAAGAGCAGGATAGTAAGAAAAGAGGGTTTGTTACCTCTGGTGGTTCTGCAAGTAAGAAGCCACAACCAATAACAGAAATTGAACGTGATTTAGAGCAAAGAATTAGTACCAATATGGTAGAGCTTAATCGAGTGTTAGGTGGAGGAATTGTTCCGGGCTCATTAGTACTTGTCGGTGGTGATCCTGGGATCGGAAAGTCAACATTATTATTGCAAGTTTCAGCCAAGTTAGCACAAAATAATCATAGAGTATTGTACATATCTGGTGAAGAATCTGTAAAACAGACAAAAATTAGAGCTGACCGTTTAGATATCACATCCAGTAACTTATTTGTTCTAGCTGAAACAGACTTAGAAATTATTGAAAAGGCTATTGATGAAATAACACCTGCATTAGTAGTCATTGATTCTATCCAAACTGTCTATATGGCTGATATTACTTCAGCACCGGGAAGTGTGTCACAGGTAAGAGAAAGTACCGCTACATTAATGAGAGTCGCAAAAACGAAAGGCATTGCTATTTTTATCGTTGGCCATGTTACGAAGCAAGGAGCAATTGCGGGGCCGAGATTACTCGAGCACATGGTTGATTCTGTTCTTTACTTTGAAGGAGAACGTCACCATACGTATCGAATACTTAGAGCAGTAAAAAATCGATTTGGCTCAACAAACGAAATAGGGATTTTTGAAATGAAAGAAGTTGGTCTTGAGGAAGTCTTGAATCCATCGGAGATCTTTCTAGAAGAACGATCGCAAGGAGCTTCCGGCTCTATCGTTGTTGCTTCAATGGAAGGTACAAGAACTGTCTTAGTGGAACTACAAGCTTTAGTTTCTCCAACGACATTTGGTAACCCTAGGAGAATGGCCACAGGAATTGATCATAATCGAGTTTCATTATTAATGGCTGTACTAGAAAAGCGAGTCGGACTCTTGCTACAAAACCAAGATGCCTATTTAAATGTGGCTGGTGGAGTGCGCTTAGATGAACCAGCTGTAGACTTAGGGATTGCGATTAGTATTGCTTCTAGTTTTCGTGATTACCCTACGAGTCCAACAGATGTAGCTATTGGAGAAATTGGTTTAACAGGCGAAGTCCGCAGAGTGTCACGAATTGAGCAACGGGTACTAGAAGCAGCCAAACTAGGATTTAAGAGAGTAATTATACCAGAAAAAAACATTGGTGGTTGGAATATACCTAATGGAATATCAGTAGTGGGTGTATCTACAGTAAAAGAAGCTTTAGACATCTTGATGGGGGGTTAA
- the disA gene encoding DNA integrity scanning diadenylate cyclase DisA, whose amino-acid sequence MDHSNKTAFINDVLKLVAPGTPLREGIDNVLRAKTGGLIVLGYNNEMMNIVDGGFFINCEFSPAYLYELAKMDGAIILSEDAGRILYANTQLVPNPSISSSETGIRHRTAERVARQTNNLVISISQRRNVITLYQGEFRYSLKDIGVILTKANQAIQTLEKYKSVLDQGITNLGALEFEELVTFQEVAQVIHRVEMVLRIKSEILNYVNELGDEGRLISMQLEELVSNVEKEAGLLIKDYVKDPSQDEQVILRHLKKLSNDELLDDQVIVKLLGFSKNINFSEHTITPRGYRILNKIPRIPPVVVDNLVEKFEDIRQIMRASIEELDDVDGIGEARAKKIKDGLNRIQEQLFIDRHI is encoded by the coding sequence TTGGACCATAGTAATAAAACGGCATTTATAAATGATGTTTTAAAATTAGTTGCACCCGGTACACCACTGCGTGAAGGTATTGATAATGTACTACGGGCAAAAACAGGTGGACTCATTGTATTAGGATATAACAATGAAATGATGAACATTGTCGATGGCGGTTTTTTTATCAATTGTGAATTTTCACCAGCATATTTATATGAATTAGCCAAGATGGATGGAGCCATTATTCTAAGTGAAGACGCCGGGAGAATACTGTACGCGAATACCCAACTCGTTCCTAACCCTTCCATATCTTCATCTGAAACAGGAATTAGACATCGGACAGCCGAGCGAGTGGCTCGCCAAACCAATAATTTAGTTATTTCAATATCACAACGACGAAATGTAATTACACTTTATCAAGGTGAGTTTCGTTATTCATTAAAGGATATTGGTGTGATATTAACAAAGGCAAATCAAGCGATTCAAACACTAGAAAAGTATAAATCTGTATTGGACCAGGGGATTACTAATTTAGGTGCACTAGAATTTGAAGAGTTGGTTACTTTTCAAGAAGTTGCTCAAGTAATTCACCGAGTTGAAATGGTTCTCCGGATTAAAAGTGAAATCTTAAATTATGTAAATGAACTTGGGGATGAAGGTCGCTTAATTTCCATGCAACTTGAAGAATTAGTCTCTAATGTAGAGAAGGAAGCAGGACTTTTAATTAAAGATTATGTCAAAGATCCTAGTCAGGACGAACAAGTGATTTTGCGGCACTTGAAGAAGTTGTCAAATGATGAATTACTTGATGATCAGGTCATCGTAAAGCTTTTGGGCTTTTCAAAAAATATTAACTTCTCGGAGCATACAATTACCCCTAGAGGTTACCGAATATTAAATAAAATCCCTCGTATTCCACCTGTGGTAGTCGATAATTTAGTTGAGAAGTTTGAAGATATTAGACAAATCATGAGAGCTTCAATTGAGGAACTAGACGATGTAGACGGAATTGGTGAGGCAAGGGCCAAGAAGATTAAAGATGGGCTAAATAGAATACAAGAACAGCTATTTATTGATCGACATATTTGA
- a CDS encoding PIN/TRAM domain-containing protein has protein sequence MLRWIVKLFFVFIGGTLGYLFVPELIQILNFGLSNWFTNAYVGAAIGAIIFYLSSFWITDYVVGLIRLVEEKLVKAPVTDVLFGTMGIIFGLIVAFLIVLPLNTINLPILSSVLPIFLTILLGYLGYQVGFKKRDELVNLFTRKNERKKEIDEVVKERHGVELKILDTSVIIDGRIADICQTGFLEGTLVIPQFVLEELQHIADSSDVLKRNRGRRGLDILNKIQKELSINVEIYEGDFDDIQEVDSKLVKLAKLVSGLVVTNDFNLNKVCDLQGVPVLNINDLANAVKPIVLPGEELHIQVIKDGKEHNQGIAYLDDGTMIVVEGGRDHIGKHIDVVVTSVLQTSAGRMIFAKPKLLEKAL, from the coding sequence ATGCTGAGATGGATAGTAAAACTATTCTTTGTTTTTATCGGTGGAACATTAGGGTATTTATTTGTTCCAGAATTAATACAAATCTTAAATTTTGGGTTGTCTAATTGGTTCACAAATGCCTATGTGGGTGCTGCAATCGGTGCAATTATATTTTATTTATCTTCATTTTGGATTACAGATTATGTTGTAGGTTTAATTCGTTTAGTAGAGGAAAAATTAGTTAAGGCTCCTGTTACAGATGTTCTATTTGGAACAATGGGGATCATTTTTGGGCTAATAGTTGCGTTTTTAATTGTCTTACCTCTAAATACAATAAACCTTCCTATACTTAGTTCTGTATTACCAATCTTCTTAACTATATTATTAGGGTATTTAGGGTATCAGGTTGGATTTAAAAAACGTGATGAATTGGTTAACTTATTCACACGAAAAAATGAAAGAAAAAAAGAAATTGATGAAGTAGTGAAAGAAAGACACGGTGTTGAGTTGAAAATTTTAGATACAAGCGTGATTATTGACGGAAGAATCGCAGACATTTGTCAAACTGGGTTTCTTGAGGGGACTCTTGTAATTCCTCAATTCGTACTTGAAGAATTGCAACACATTGCTGATTCTTCGGACGTTCTAAAAAGAAACCGTGGCCGCCGTGGCTTAGATATATTGAATAAAATCCAGAAAGAATTATCAATTAATGTAGAGATTTATGAAGGCGATTTTGATGACATACAAGAGGTTGATAGTAAATTAGTAAAGCTTGCAAAATTAGTTTCTGGGCTCGTTGTTACAAATGATTTTAACTTAAATAAGGTCTGTGATCTTCAAGGAGTACCAGTATTGAACATTAATGATCTAGCAAATGCAGTAAAGCCAATTGTCTTACCTGGTGAAGAACTTCATATCCAAGTAATTAAAGATGGTAAAGAGCATAATCAAGGAATTGCCTATTTAGATGACGGAACAATGATCGTTGTCGAGGGTGGCCGTGATCATATTGGTAAGCACATTGATGTAGTAGTGACGAGTGTACTACAAACATCGGCGGGCAGAATGATCTTTGCAAAGCCAAAATTGTTAGAAAAGGCATTATAG
- the ispD gene encoding 2-C-methyl-D-erythritol 4-phosphate cytidylyltransferase, with protein sequence MNYSVVIPAAGQGKRMKLNHNKQFLQLENKPVIIHTLEIFQQDEWCKEIIVVANPNEAEQIRDLTNTYRITKAKQIVSGGSERQHSVYNGLKAVKDSEIVLIHDGARPFVEEDLIHKLVIETDRSDAAILAVPIKDTVKECIESTITHTVDRSSLYSAQTPQAFSLKTILEAHKLAEENQFLGTDDASLVENLQKKVSIVMGDYFNIKLTTQEDIVFARSILQVKRGAVEL encoded by the coding sequence ATGAATTATTCAGTAGTAATCCCTGCGGCTGGCCAAGGAAAGAGGATGAAGTTAAATCACAATAAACAGTTTTTGCAGTTAGAAAACAAGCCTGTTATTATTCACACCTTAGAAATTTTTCAACAGGACGAATGGTGTAAGGAGATTATTGTGGTTGCTAATCCGAATGAAGCTGAGCAAATAAGGGACTTAACGAATACATATAGAATTACGAAAGCGAAACAAATCGTCTCAGGCGGAAGCGAAAGACAACATAGTGTATATAATGGTTTAAAGGCCGTAAAAGATAGTGAGATTGTTCTTATCCATGATGGAGCACGTCCATTCGTAGAGGAAGACCTCATACATAAATTAGTCATTGAAACTGACAGAAGTGATGCTGCGATATTGGCAGTACCAATCAAGGATACGGTAAAAGAATGTATTGAGTCTACTATTACACACACAGTAGATCGGTCTAGTTTATATTCAGCACAAACACCTCAAGCATTCAGCCTAAAAACTATATTGGAAGCACATAAGTTAGCAGAAGAAAACCAGTTTTTAGGTACTGATGATGCTAGTTTGGTTGAAAACTTGCAAAAAAAAGTTTCAATCGTTATGGGAGATTATTTTAATATAAAGCTAACAACGCAAGAGGACATCGTTTTTGCACGATCTATCTTACAAGTAAAGCGAGGAGCTGTTGAGTTATGA
- the ispF gene encoding 2-C-methyl-D-erythritol 2,4-cyclodiphosphate synthase: protein MRIGQGYDVHQLVEGRPLIIGGIEIPHEKGLLGHSDADVLLHTVADAILGAIAQGDIGKHFPDTDPAYKGADSAKLLSHVWELVKKKGYKLGNIDCTIIAQRPKMAPHIPQMRQRISDLLEAELDQVNVKATTTEKLGFCGREEGIAALATVLLVKI from the coding sequence ATGAGAATTGGACAAGGTTATGATGTACATCAGTTAGTTGAAGGAAGGCCATTAATTATTGGTGGAATTGAAATACCTCATGAAAAGGGCTTATTAGGACATTCCGATGCTGATGTTTTGTTGCATACAGTTGCTGATGCAATTTTAGGTGCAATTGCCCAAGGAGATATTGGTAAACATTTTCCTGATACTGATCCTGCTTATAAGGGAGCAGACTCCGCTAAGCTTTTATCGCATGTCTGGGAATTAGTAAAGAAAAAGGGGTATAAGTTAGGGAACATTGACTGTACAATTATTGCCCAAAGGCCTAAAATGGCTCCGCATATACCTCAGATGAGACAACGCATCAGTGACTTGCTTGAGGCTGAACTTGATCAAGTCAATGTTAAGGCGACAACGACAGAGAAGTTAGGATTTTGCGGAAGAGAAGAAGGAATAGCAGCACTTGCGACTGTTTTATTAGTTAAAATATAA
- the gltX gene encoding glutamate--tRNA ligase: MSKQVRVRFAPSPTGHLHIGGARSALFNYLFARNQGGKFIVRIEDTDQARNVDTAQEKLLESMKWLGIEWDESVDIGGEFGPYRCMDRLDIYKEHIEKLISMGKAYYCYMTEEESEKEREEQVARGETPKYSGRDRHLTQAERDAYEKEGRKPVVRFFVPEGQEVVVDDAIRGRVSFETDGIGDFIIARRDGIPMYNFAVVVDDHLMQISHVIRGEEHLSNAPRQVLLFEAFGWETPKFAHASLILNQDRQKMSKRDESIIQFVEQYRDLGYLPEALVNFLSLLGWSPVGEEEIFTKEELIEQFSLERVSKAPAVFDTQKLEWMNNQYMKKADQDRVVELALPHLVNSGKLPVEMSDDQLAWAHDLILLHQEKMSYGAEIVELTELFFKSEIEYNEEAKAVLAEEQVPTVLTEFKAQLEALTTFTAEDIKAATKATQKATGQKGKQLFMPIRVATTGQTHGPDLPQAISLLGKEIVINRLQGLL; encoded by the coding sequence ATGTCAAAACAAGTAAGAGTTCGTTTTGCCCCAAGTCCGACAGGGCATTTGCATATTGGTGGAGCTAGGTCTGCACTATTTAACTACTTATTCGCTCGTAATCAAGGTGGAAAGTTTATCGTACGTATAGAAGATACAGACCAAGCAAGAAATGTTGATACTGCTCAAGAAAAGTTACTAGAGAGCATGAAGTGGTTAGGAATTGAGTGGGATGAAAGTGTTGATATCGGTGGTGAATTTGGTCCATATCGTTGTATGGATCGACTAGACATTTACAAAGAACACATTGAGAAGTTAATTAGTATGGGGAAAGCCTATTACTGCTACATGACAGAAGAAGAAAGTGAAAAAGAAAGAGAAGAGCAGGTAGCAAGAGGTGAGACACCTAAGTATAGTGGCCGAGATCGTCACCTAACACAAGCAGAGCGTGACGCATATGAAAAAGAGGGACGCAAGCCTGTTGTTCGCTTTTTTGTTCCTGAAGGTCAAGAAGTAGTGGTAGATGATGCTATCCGTGGCAGAGTAAGCTTTGAAACAGATGGCATTGGCGATTTTATCATTGCTAGACGCGATGGTATTCCAATGTATAACTTTGCAGTAGTTGTTGATGATCACTTAATGCAAATTTCTCATGTCATTCGTGGAGAAGAACATTTATCAAATGCTCCTCGCCAAGTATTGTTGTTTGAGGCTTTTGGCTGGGAAACTCCAAAGTTTGCTCATGCATCGTTAATTCTAAATCAAGACCGTCAAAAAATGAGTAAGCGTGATGAATCAATTATTCAGTTTGTAGAGCAATATCGTGATCTAGGCTATTTACCAGAAGCACTTGTAAACTTTCTTTCACTTTTAGGTTGGTCGCCGGTAGGAGAAGAAGAGATTTTTACGAAAGAAGAATTGATTGAACAGTTCAGTTTAGAGAGAGTTTCTAAAGCTCCGGCTGTTTTTGATACACAAAAGCTAGAGTGGATGAATAATCAATATATGAAGAAGGCAGATCAAGACAGAGTTGTTGAACTGGCATTGCCACATTTAGTTAATAGTGGTAAACTTCCAGTAGAAATGTCTGATGATCAATTAGCTTGGGCCCACGACTTAATTTTACTTCATCAAGAAAAGATGAGTTATGGAGCAGAAATTGTTGAGCTAACAGAGTTGTTCTTTAAGTCTGAAATTGAGTATAATGAAGAAGCGAAAGCTGTTTTAGCAGAGGAGCAAGTACCTACAGTACTAACAGAGTTTAAAGCTCAGTTAGAGGCACTAACTACTTTTACAGCAGAAGATATCAAGGCTGCAACAAAAGCAACTCAAAAAGCGACTGGACAAAAAGGCAAGCAGTTATTCATGCCAATCCGTGTAGCCACCACAGGACAAACACACGGACCTGATCTTCCGCAAGCGATTAGCTTGTTAGGAAAAGAAATTGTTATAAATCGCCTACAAGGATTATTATAG
- the cysE gene encoding serine O-acetyltransferase, which yields MFRTLRNDIDVVFDQDPAARSRLEVIFTYSGLHAIWCHRLAHWCWKKRMFFLARFISQVSRFITGIEIHPGAVIGQRLFIDHGMGVVIGETCEIGDNVTIYQGVTLGGTGKEKGKRHPTIEDNVLIASGAKILGSMTIGKNSRIGAGSVVLKEVPPNSTVVGIPGRVVMQDGVKISRDLDHINLPDPVADKFKELEEEIKRLRSEVEILKNK from the coding sequence TTGTTTAGAACATTACGAAATGATATTGATGTCGTTTTTGACCAAGACCCAGCAGCTAGAAGTAGACTAGAAGTGATATTTACCTATTCAGGACTTCATGCTATTTGGTGTCACCGCCTTGCTCATTGGTGTTGGAAAAAGAGAATGTTTTTCCTTGCAAGGTTTATTTCACAAGTGTCACGTTTTATTACAGGAATAGAAATTCACCCTGGTGCAGTAATTGGCCAAAGACTATTTATTGATCATGGTATGGGTGTAGTCATTGGGGAAACATGTGAGATAGGAGATAATGTAACAATTTACCAGGGTGTAACATTAGGCGGAACTGGGAAAGAAAAAGGTAAACGACATCCAACAATTGAGGATAATGTCCTGATCGCATCTGGAGCAAAGATTTTAGGTTCAATGACAATTGGGAAAAATTCTAGAATAGGTGCAGGTTCAGTAGTATTAAAAGAAGTACCGCCAAATTCTACAGTTGTGGGTATTCCAGGTCGTGTCGTCATGCAAGATGGCGTTAAGATTAGTAGGGACTTGGATCATATCAATTTACCAGATCCAGTTGCAGATAAATTTAAAGAATTAGAAGAAGAAATCAAACGACTTAGAAGTGAAGTAGAGATACTGAAAAATAAATAA
- the cysS gene encoding cysteine--tRNA ligase — protein MAIKVYNTLSRQKEVFKPLEEGKVKMYVCGPTVYNYIHIGNARPAIIFDMVRRYFEFRGYDVTYISNFTDVDDKLINAAKELGEDVPTIAERFINAYFEDVGALGVKCADHHPRVTETMPEIIEFVQGLIDKGFAYEVRGDVYFSTRKFEGYGKLSQQSIDDLQSGARIEVEQQKADPLDFALWKKAKSGEISWESPWGEGRPGWHIECSAMVKKYLGDTIDIHAGGQDLSFPHHENEIAQSEAMTGKTMANYWLHNGYINIDNEKMSKSLGNFILVHDIIKKYDPEIIRFFMLMAHYRSPINFNDELLSSAKNGLERLKTAVKNLEYRLEETANLGNNETEWLTKVEAEKENFIREMDDDFNSANAIATLFDLAKLANVYLREDHSSTAVLERFLAVFNELADVLGLALSSPSELLDEEIDKLIEQRNEARKNKDFALADKIRDELKDLNIVLEDTPQGVRWKRV, from the coding sequence ATGGCGATTAAAGTTTATAACACGTTGTCGAGGCAGAAAGAAGTTTTTAAACCGCTTGAGGAAGGTAAGGTAAAAATGTACGTCTGCGGTCCAACTGTTTATAATTACATTCATATTGGGAACGCAAGGCCAGCCATTATATTTGATATGGTACGAAGATACTTTGAGTTTCGTGGTTATGATGTAACATATATATCTAACTTCACAGATGTTGATGACAAATTGATTAATGCGGCAAAGGAATTAGGAGAAGATGTCCCAACAATTGCTGAGCGTTTTATTAATGCATATTTTGAAGATGTAGGGGCACTTGGGGTAAAGTGTGCTGACCATCATCCACGAGTAACGGAAACTATGCCTGAAATTATTGAGTTTGTTCAGGGGCTTATCGATAAAGGTTTTGCTTACGAAGTAAGAGGAGATGTCTATTTTAGCACTAGAAAATTTGAAGGTTACGGAAAACTTTCACAACAATCAATCGACGACCTTCAGTCGGGAGCTAGAATTGAAGTTGAACAACAGAAGGCAGACCCGTTGGATTTTGCGCTTTGGAAGAAAGCGAAGTCAGGAGAAATTTCATGGGAAAGCCCATGGGGAGAAGGAAGACCAGGGTGGCATATTGAGTGCTCTGCAATGGTCAAGAAATATCTAGGGGATACGATCGATATACATGCTGGTGGTCAAGACCTTTCTTTCCCTCACCATGAAAATGAAATTGCTCAATCTGAAGCTATGACCGGTAAAACGATGGCAAACTATTGGCTTCATAATGGGTATATTAATATTGATAATGAAAAAATGTCGAAATCTCTTGGGAACTTTATTTTAGTTCATGACATTATTAAAAAATACGATCCTGAAATTATCCGGTTTTTTATGCTAATGGCGCACTATCGGAGTCCAATTAATTTTAACGATGAGCTATTAAGTAGTGCAAAGAATGGGTTAGAACGTTTAAAAACAGCTGTAAAAAATTTGGAATATCGTTTAGAAGAAACGGCTAATCTGGGTAATAATGAAACTGAATGGTTAACAAAAGTGGAAGCTGAAAAAGAGAATTTTATCCGTGAAATGGATGATGATTTTAATAGCGCTAATGCAATTGCAACATTATTTGATTTAGCGAAGCTTGCAAATGTCTATTTAAGAGAAGACCATTCTTCAACGGCTGTCCTAGAGCGCTTTTTAGCAGTATTTAATGAGTTAGCAGACGTACTTGGTTTAGCCTTATCATCTCCGAGTGAACTGCTTGATGAAGAGATTGATAAGTTAATTGAACAACGAAATGAAGCTAGAAAGAATAAAGACTTCGCGCTAGCTGATAAAATTCGTGATGAGCTAAAAGATTTAAATATTGTATTAGAAGATACACCACAAGGAGTTCGTTGGAAGAGGGTTTAG
- a CDS encoding Mini-ribonuclease 3 — protein sequence MKLTESTIDLQQLNALALAYMGDSILDTYVRYRLIASGKVRPQQLHKKATSYVSAKAQAEVINCLLATDFLSEEEVAVVMRGRNAKPGNIRRSTDLQTYRLSTAFEALIGYLYLLNRYERLDEVIARTFAILEKEEGSETNE from the coding sequence ATGAAATTAACTGAATCAACAATCGATTTGCAACAGTTAAATGCATTAGCTTTGGCGTATATGGGTGACTCCATTCTTGATACTTACGTACGCTATCGTCTAATTGCATCGGGGAAAGTTAGGCCACAACAACTTCATAAGAAAGCAACGAGTTATGTATCAGCAAAGGCGCAGGCAGAAGTAATCAACTGCCTGCTTGCCACTGATTTTTTATCAGAGGAAGAAGTTGCGGTTGTCATGAGAGGTAGAAATGCAAAGCCTGGCAATATTCGCAGAAGTACAGATTTACAAACATATCGATTAAGCACAGCGTTCGAGGCTTTAATTGGATATCTTTATTTACTTAATAGATACGAGAGGCTAGACGAAGTCATTGCGAGAACATTTGCTATCCTCGAAAAAGAAGAAGGGAGTGAAACAAATGAGTAG
- the rlmB gene encoding 23S rRNA (guanosine(2251)-2'-O)-methyltransferase RlmB, which translates to MSSEFIVGKNPVLEALRSGHTINKIWISEGTQKGQVNQVIDLAKENGIQFQFVPKKKLESLVDTQNHQGIVASVAAYEYAELEDLFIKAQEKGEEPFFLLLDEIEDPHNLGSILRTADAAGAHGVIIPKRRAVGLTATVAKASTGAIEYVPVVRVTNLARTMDELKKRGLWFAGTDAKGDTDFRQASFDLPIGLVIGSEGKGMSRLIKEKCDFLLGIPMHGKVTSLNASVAASLLMYEVRRKRNPIGTK; encoded by the coding sequence ATGAGTAGTGAATTTATTGTTGGTAAAAATCCAGTATTAGAAGCTTTACGCTCGGGTCATACGATTAATAAAATCTGGATTAGCGAAGGGACTCAAAAAGGACAAGTAAATCAAGTAATTGACCTAGCTAAGGAAAATGGCATTCAGTTTCAATTTGTTCCTAAGAAAAAGCTAGAGTCACTAGTTGATACGCAAAATCATCAAGGGATAGTTGCATCAGTAGCGGCGTATGAGTACGCAGAACTTGAGGATTTATTTATCAAAGCTCAAGAAAAAGGGGAAGAACCATTCTTCTTGTTGTTAGATGAAATTGAGGATCCACATAACCTCGGCTCTATACTTCGGACAGCCGATGCAGCTGGTGCTCACGGAGTAATAATTCCTAAACGTCGGGCGGTAGGTTTAACGGCTACTGTAGCTAAAGCATCTACAGGTGCAATTGAATATGTTCCTGTTGTAAGAGTAACAAATTTGGCTAGAACAATGGATGAACTTAAAAAACGTGGACTTTGGTTTGCCGGCACCGATGCCAAAGGAGATACAGATTTTAGACAAGCTAGTTTTGACTTGCCAATTGGGTTAGTTATTGGTAGTGAAGGAAAAGGAATGAGCCGTTTAATTAAAGAGAAATGTGATTTCTTACTCGGAATACCTATGCATGGGAAAGTAACTTCTCTTAATGCATCTGTTGCTGCTAGTCTTTTGATGTATGAGGTGCGTAGAAAGCGTAATCCAATAGGAACGAAGTGA
- a CDS encoding NYN domain-containing protein yields the protein MAEILLVDGYNIIGDWPELKELKKDDLEGARDQLIEKMAEYQAFSGMKVYIIFDAHMVPGIGKKYKNYRLEIIYTRENETADERIEKLVKKLKRIDTQVYVATSDFVEQSVTFGYGALRKSARELRVEMGIVKKGIDKEVRKSKKRENTTKIPISDEMAEIFEKWRRGDM from the coding sequence ATGGCTGAGATACTTCTCGTTGATGGCTACAACATTATTGGGGATTGGCCAGAACTAAAAGAGTTAAAGAAAGATGATTTAGAGGGTGCCCGCGATCAATTAATAGAGAAAATGGCAGAGTATCAAGCTTTTAGCGGGATGAAAGTTTATATCATTTTTGATGCCCATATGGTTCCTGGCATAGGAAAGAAATATAAAAACTATCGATTAGAGATCATCTATACAAGAGAGAATGAAACCGCAGATGAACGGATTGAGAAGTTAGTAAAAAAGCTAAAACGTATTGATACACAGGTGTATGTTGCTACATCCGATTTTGTTGAACAGTCAGTTACATTTGGGTATGGTGCATTACGTAAGTCAGCGAGAGAACTCCGAGTAGAAATGGGTATTGTAAAAAAAGGGATCGACAAAGAAGTAAGAAAGTCGAAAAAACGCGAAAACACAACGAAAATTCCGATTTCTGACGAAATGGCAGAAATTTTTGAAAAATGGCGTCGAGGGGACATGTAA